A single window of Gehongia tenuis DNA harbors:
- a CDS encoding helix-turn-helix domain-containing protein: MGFSNRLRQLRVQNGCTLEEFSRIIGISAQSLSRYELGQRIPKVAVLAQIAKKLEVNPTWLMDGSNLVVEEEKATYSTLPDEDESNAALWGYGEKGVEVVELSLEEYEALKQVLQAMRNRNQE; the protein is encoded by the coding sequence ATGGGTTTCTCCAACCGGCTTCGGCAGTTGCGCGTCCAAAACGGCTGCACCCTCGAGGAATTTTCCAGAATTATCGGCATCTCCGCCCAATCCCTCAGCCGTTACGAGCTTGGCCAGCGGATCCCAAAGGTCGCCGTACTGGCGCAAATAGCGAAAAAGCTTGAGGTCAACCCGACCTGGCTGATGGACGGCAGCAACCTTGTCGTTGAGGAAGAGAAAGCCACCTACTCCACTTTGCCCGACGAGGATGAAAGCAACGCTGCACTGTGGGGATACGGCGAAAAGGGCGTGGAAGTCGTGGAACTATCTCTGGAAGAATACGAAGCTCTCAAACAGGTGCTGCAAGCTATGCGCAACAGGAACCAAGAATAA
- a CDS encoding helix-turn-helix domain-containing protein, with product MILQHSGNEAMQNWFERGKDPRCAWILEAPIPCEQWAASLVETLSPFGKHPFVDTWEGDLILLAGVPFLEDVEIWSRLLLARADSLGYGGVVVVSEVNGIEDFEKLFGMQKKWLNTAKQIQPERRIFTKRELDFARECDSMLKDGAQLCSTLGLLAPLRAKGRSCELIQTLTVHLLDGEARAADTAIRMYVHKNTVKYRLRRAGEKLGFEVGQMPGTLLLYRALALNRLMESSEVPASLAAARPAQLGWQ from the coding sequence ATGATATTGCAGCATTCCGGCAATGAAGCCATGCAAAACTGGTTTGAGAGAGGCAAGGATCCAAGATGCGCCTGGATTTTGGAGGCGCCCATACCCTGTGAACAATGGGCGGCGTCTTTGGTGGAGACCTTGTCCCCCTTTGGCAAGCACCCCTTCGTGGATACCTGGGAGGGGGATCTGATTCTTTTAGCAGGGGTTCCTTTTCTGGAGGATGTGGAGATTTGGAGCAGACTGCTTTTGGCGCGGGCGGATTCCCTGGGATATGGCGGCGTTGTTGTGGTCTCGGAGGTAAATGGCATTGAAGACTTCGAGAAGCTTTTCGGGATGCAAAAAAAATGGCTGAATACTGCCAAGCAGATTCAGCCAGAAAGAAGGATCTTTACAAAACGGGAGCTGGATTTTGCACGGGAGTGCGATTCAATGCTGAAGGACGGGGCCCAGCTGTGCTCAACCCTTGGCTTGCTCGCACCCCTGCGTGCAAAAGGCCGCAGCTGTGAACTCATTCAAACGCTGACGGTCCATTTATTGGACGGCGAGGCGAGGGCCGCCGATACTGCCATACGGATGTATGTGCACAAAAATACGGTAAAGTATCGCCTGCGGCGGGCCGGCGAGAAGCTGGGCTTCGAGGTGGGCCAGATGCCCGGCACTCTTTTGCTGTATCGAGCGCTGGCTCTAAATCGATTGATGGAATCTAGCGAGGTTCCAGCATCTTTAGCAGCAGCGAGGCCAGCGCAGTTAGGCTGGCAATGA
- a CDS encoding MFS transporter, with protein sequence MTSNWRAQIRRFLTAQTISLLGSSLVQYAIVWHITLTTSSGAMMTLSTLCGFLPQIAISLFAGVWVDRYNRKKLIMASDGLIAVSTLILAILFTAGYRKVWLLFAVLLIRSAGTGIQTPAVQAMVPEIVPKDGLMKVNGAVSTLTSLTTLIAPALSGLILTVANLEATLLIDVTTAAVGIAITGTLHLPAGTKAGAEQSSIADIRQGFQYLKKDGFVRRLLLFQVVMLFLISPSAFLTPLMVSRTFGAEVWRLTVSETVFSAGAVAGGLLIALWGGFRNRMRTTLAAGLAYGVLMLGLGLAPSFGLYLAFNCLIGITMPCYNAPIIASLQERVPPRMQGRVFGFMQIVTASALPLGMVLFGPLADAVSVQILLILCGVIASLTALASLLLKMLEPR encoded by the coding sequence ATGACCTCGAATTGGAGAGCACAGATCAGGCGTTTCTTAACGGCGCAGACCATCTCCCTTCTTGGATCCTCACTGGTGCAGTACGCCATCGTATGGCATATCACTCTCACCACTTCCTCCGGCGCGATGATGACGCTGTCCACCCTCTGCGGCTTTCTGCCCCAGATTGCCATCTCCCTGTTTGCCGGTGTGTGGGTCGACCGCTACAACCGTAAAAAGCTGATCATGGCGTCCGACGGCCTCATCGCCGTGTCCACTTTGATTCTTGCCATCCTTTTCACGGCTGGATACCGTAAAGTCTGGCTGCTGTTTGCCGTCCTTTTGATCCGTTCAGCAGGCACGGGAATTCAAACCCCCGCCGTCCAGGCCATGGTGCCCGAGATCGTGCCGAAAGATGGGCTGATGAAGGTGAACGGCGCAGTGAGCACCCTGACCTCCCTCACCACCCTCATTGCACCGGCCCTCAGCGGTCTCATCCTCACCGTGGCCAACCTTGAGGCCACCCTTCTTATCGACGTGACCACGGCGGCCGTGGGCATAGCAATCACCGGCACCCTGCATCTTCCAGCCGGCACAAAGGCCGGCGCCGAACAATCCTCAATCGCGGATATCCGCCAGGGATTTCAATATTTGAAGAAGGATGGCTTTGTGCGGCGACTTTTGCTCTTTCAGGTGGTCATGCTCTTTCTTATCAGCCCTTCCGCCTTCCTGACGCCGCTTATGGTCAGCCGAACCTTCGGTGCAGAGGTGTGGCGGCTTACGGTGAGCGAGACGGTGTTCAGCGCCGGCGCGGTGGCGGGCGGTCTTCTCATAGCCCTCTGGGGCGGTTTCAGGAATCGGATGCGCACCACGCTGGCCGCGGGTTTGGCCTACGGTGTTTTGATGCTGGGTCTGGGTCTTGCTCCCAGCTTTGGCCTGTATCTTGCCTTCAACTGCCTGATCGGCATCACCATGCCCTGCTATAATGCTCCCATTATCGCATCCCTCCAGGAGCGGGTTCCCCCGAGGATGCAGGGCCGGGTATTCGGCTTCATGCAGATTGTGACCGCTTCCGCCCTGCCTCTTGGCATGGTGCTCTTTGGACCTCTGGCCGACGCCGTTAGCGTGCAAATACTGCTTATCCTATGCGGCGTCATTGCCAGCCTAACTGCGCTGGCCTCGCTGCTGCTAAAGATGCTGGAACCTCGCTAG
- a CDS encoding ABC-F family ATP-binding cassette domain-containing protein, whose protein sequence is MSLLEIKDLCHMYGDKTLYKNASLELYKGEHLGVVGQNGVGKSTLIGILTGEVVPDVGDVRWQSGVRIGYLDQHAQINGKITLLDYLKSAFDLLYSLEREMHHLYEAYASTGEERLLDRAARSQIQLENADFYELDVKIARVMTGLGLTALGGEKPLREMSGGQRAKAVLAKLLLETPDVLLLDEPTNFLDSEHVDWLSDYLAAFPNAFVVVSHDHGFLDRVTTCICDIEGETMRKYHGRFSDFVVQKQHFREDYIRQYTAQQRKIEQTEAYIQKNIAGVNSKMAKGRRKQLERMERMPPPSFTAARPTFIFPHLPLCAAHTLEVQRLVVGYDYPLLPALGFTVGCGEKLVITGFNGIGKSTLLKTLMGEIPALSGSYRFGERVVVGYGAQDLLWEEPGLTPMEIVMGQFGFTIKEARKHLALCGVKRDHSIQAVGTLSGGEQSKVKLSLITARPHNFLILDEPTNHLDVESKQALQEALTAFPGSVILVSHEPAFYRSWADRVFDIERECKR, encoded by the coding sequence ATGAGTCTATTGGAAATAAAGGATCTTTGCCACATGTATGGCGATAAAACACTTTATAAGAACGCCTCTTTGGAACTCTATAAAGGGGAACATCTTGGCGTTGTCGGCCAAAACGGTGTTGGAAAAAGCACATTGATCGGCATATTGACCGGGGAGGTCGTACCCGATGTGGGCGACGTGCGCTGGCAGTCCGGCGTTCGCATTGGCTATTTGGATCAGCATGCCCAAATCAATGGCAAAATTACGCTGCTCGATTATTTAAAGAGCGCTTTTGATCTTCTCTATTCCCTGGAAAGGGAGATGCATCATTTGTACGAGGCCTATGCCTCCACCGGAGAGGAACGGCTTTTGGATCGTGCCGCCCGGAGCCAGATTCAGCTGGAAAACGCGGACTTCTATGAGTTGGATGTAAAAATTGCCCGTGTGATGACGGGGCTTGGCCTTACCGCTTTAGGCGGTGAGAAGCCTCTTCGGGAGATGAGCGGCGGGCAGCGGGCCAAGGCCGTTCTGGCCAAGCTTCTGCTGGAGACCCCCGATGTCCTGCTGCTGGATGAGCCGACCAATTTCTTGGACAGCGAACATGTGGATTGGCTCTCCGATTATCTCGCCGCCTTCCCCAACGCCTTTGTAGTGGTCTCCCATGACCATGGATTTCTGGACCGGGTCACCACCTGCATCTGCGATATCGAAGGAGAAACTATGCGCAAATATCATGGCCGCTTCTCGGACTTCGTGGTACAAAAGCAGCACTTCCGGGAGGATTACATTCGCCAATACACGGCGCAGCAACGGAAGATCGAGCAAACCGAGGCTTATATCCAAAAGAATATCGCCGGCGTGAACAGCAAGATGGCCAAAGGCCGGCGAAAACAGCTGGAGCGTATGGAGCGCATGCCGCCTCCCAGCTTCACCGCCGCCCGGCCCACCTTCATCTTTCCCCATCTGCCCCTTTGTGCCGCTCACACTCTTGAGGTGCAGCGCCTTGTTGTTGGCTATGACTATCCCCTCCTGCCCGCACTCGGTTTCACGGTCGGATGCGGTGAGAAGCTGGTGATCACAGGATTCAACGGCATCGGTAAATCCACACTGCTGAAAACCCTGATGGGCGAAATTCCTGCACTGTCGGGCAGCTATCGCTTTGGTGAGCGTGTTGTGGTGGGCTACGGTGCACAGGATCTTCTTTGGGAAGAGCCCGGCCTCACGCCCATGGAGATTGTCATGGGACAGTTTGGTTTTACCATTAAGGAGGCCCGGAAGCATCTGGCTCTTTGCGGCGTGAAGCGGGATCACAGCATTCAGGCCGTGGGCACCCTGAGCGGCGGCGAGCAGTCCAAGGTGAAGCTCAGCCTCATCACTGCCAGGCCCCACAACTTTCTCATCCTAGACGAACCCACCAATCATTTGGATGTGGAGTCCAAGCAGGCTCTGCAGGAGGCTTTGACGGCTTTTCCAGGCAGCGTCATTCTGGTCTCTCACGAACCGGCCTTTTACAGATCCTGGGCGGACAGGGTATTTGATATTGAAAGGGAGTGCAAGCGATGA